The Stomatobaculum sp. F0698 genomic sequence TGCTTATCTTGCCTTCCGCTTCAAGCTCTTTTGAATTAAACGGGATTGAAAACTTTAAAAGTAATTCCTCGTCGGGTTTGTCCCATACGATGTCAGCATCATACATGTATATCCAAGGATTCATAAATCCGACCATTAACAGTCCACCCTTTTTCAATACGCGAGAAGCCTCTTGATACATGTTTTCCAAATCTTCTATATAAACATTTGAAACCGGATTAAAAATGATATCAAAGGTCTCATTTTCAAACGGGAACGGTTTTGTCATGTCGGCTTGAACCGTGTTGATTTTTAAGCCTTCTCTTTCAGCAACCATCTCATCTCTTTGTAATTGTGATGCAGAAAAATCCATTATGGTTACATCATAACCCTTTATCGCAAAAACCGGTCCCTGCTGTCCGCCGCCGCAGGCTAAACCTAATATCTTTTTCCCGTTGGCTTTTTCAAACCATTCTATCGGAACCTTTTTCCCGACAGTTAATGCAACAGAAATCGGATTCTTTCTAACTTCTTCCACTTCTTCATGTGTCAACGGCTCGGTATAGTCATTTTTTACATGATTCCATCTATCTTCATTTAATTTGATATAATCGCTCATCTCTTAGCCTCCTCGTAATTTTATGCTGTTGCGCTTTGAGTCGGAGGTGTTGCCATAACACTATTCTCGCTTCTAGGAATTCTGATTTGTCAATTTCTTGTTGAAGAAGCGCTCCGTTACTGACGGGAGTCGAACCCGGAGCCTTACGCCCGAGAAGCGATAGCGCTCTTTTTGTCGATGTTCACCTTTGTCGTTAAATATCCACAAATTCTCATTAGACAGGTCTTAGATTATCTAATCGTGGGGAAACAGAACTCTTTCCGGCTATCGCCTTTATTAGCAAAATCTCTATCGTCTCCATTCAGCTATTATTTATAAATATCCGCAGTCCTTGCACTGTTTGTGTTGAAATCCCACAAAACATTCAAATTAAGTCGTATATTATGAAAATAAACGGGAGGAAGATTTTTTAATCTTTCTCCCGTTTTATGCTGTTCCTGGCGGGAGTCGAACCCACGGCCTTTCGCTAAGAAGGTCGCTCATATGACCAAGTACCGAGAGATTCTGCGCCTGGCAAGTCTGGGTCTCAGTCAACAGAGCATCGCTGACAGTAGCGGTGTATCCAAGAAAACGGTCAACCGTGTGCTTAAGCGCGCCAAAGAGCTCAACATCTTTTGGCCGTTGGAAGCCAACGAGACCGATGCCGTCCTTGCGGAGAAGTTGTTTCCATCCGCACAGAAGCAAGTGTCATCAACAAAACGGATGCCTGACTTCAACTACATCCAGAAGGAGTTGCTTCGCAACGGAGTCAACAAAAAACTCCTCTGGACGGAATACCTGGAGGAGTGCCGCCAGTCCGGCGACGATCCCCTAATGCATTCCCAGTTTTGCTATTACATCCAGCAGGACGAACAGAAACGCCATGCTACGATGCATATCAACCGAAAGCCGGTGAGCAGATCGAGGTCGATTGGGCCGGAGATCCTGCTCAGATCACCAATCCGGATACCGGTGAGATCATCCCGGCATTTCTCTTTGTAGGCGTTATGACGTACAGCCAGTACCCTTACGTTGAAGCCTTTATCGATGAGAAACAGCGTGCCTGGATCACAGCTCATGTACATATGTATGAGTACTTCGGCGGTGTTACCCGTATCCTGGTTCCGGATAATACCAAGACAGCTGTGATCCATAACAATGACTGGTATAATCAGGAACTCAATACCATCTACCATGAGATGGCGGAGCATTAAAATCTCCGCTGCAATAATGCCCCGCTTTTGACATAATCCTCCACTTTTATTATTGCAGAGAGGCCTTAATGGGGCAAGTTAAACCCCCCGGAAATCGGATCTCCGGGGGGGTTCTCTGCACGATATTCTGTTCCCTGCGGTCAGCAGTCTTTCTCCAAATGCCAGATATCATTGTTGTACTGGTCGATCGTTCTGTCGGAGGAGAAGTAGCCCGCCTTGGCGATATTGACCGCCATCTTCTTCGCCCAGCCCATTCTGTCCTCATAAGCTTCCAGAGCCTTGTCCTTGGTCTTGCAGTAACTCTCGAAGTCAGGGAATGTCATGAACCAGTCTTTGCCAAGCAGCTCGTCATAGAGCTGCTTGAGAAGCTTCCTGTCGCCGGCTTCGAGCATCTCTTCACTGACCAGGAAGTCCACAGCCGCGGCAAGTCTCTTGTCCTTCTTATACCAGTTCTTTGCGACGTAATCCGCGTTCTTATAGTGCTCGATGACCTCCTCGGAGGACTGTCCGAAGGTGAAAATATTGTCTTCCCCGACAAGTTCCGCGATCTCGACGTTCGCTCCGTCCATGGTTCCCAGCGTCACAGCGCCGTTGAGCATGAACTTCATATTGCCGGTCCCGCTGGCTTCCTTGGAGGCCAGTGAGATCTGCTCGGAAATGTCCGATGCGGGGATCAGTTTCTCCGCCATGGACACGTTGTAGTTGCGAAGCATGACGACCTTGAGGTAAGGACTCACTTCAGGGTCGTTGTTCACGATGCTGCTGAAGGCGAGAATCGCATGGATTATATCCTTGGCGATCACATAGGCAGGAGCTGCCTTTGCGCCAAAAAATACCGTGACCGGTCTTCTCGGCCTGTAACCGTCCTTGATGTGCAGGTAACGGTCGATGGCCCACAGGAGGTTGAGCTGCTGTCTCTTGTACTCGTGCAGGCGCTTGATCTGCACGTCATAGACGGACTCGGGGTCAACCTTGTCGCCCTGATATTGTTCAAGCCATGCGGAGAACTTGTGTTTTTTCGTGTTCTTCCTGTTCAGGATGCACTGCAGGAAAGTCTCATCCTCCGCGTAAGGAATAAGCTGCTCAAGCTGTCTGGCGTCCGTCTTCCAGCCCTCGCCGATCTTCTCGGTGATCAGCTCTGTCAGCTCAGGGTTGCACTCGATGACCCATCTGCGGAAAGTGATGCCGTTGGTCTTGTTGTTGAACTTCTCGGGATAGAGCTTGTAGAAATTGTTGAGCTCTGTCTCCTTGAGAATGTCAGTGTGAAGTCTCGCGACGCCGTTCACGGAGTGGCTGTAGTGAATGTCCATGTGGGCCATATGCACGTTGCCGTACTCGTCGATGATCTGAACGGAAGGTTCTTCATATTTTGCCTTAACAGCGTCATTCATCCTCTTGATGATCGGCATAAGGTGCGGCACGACAGCCTTGAAGAAGTGCTGGGGCCATGTCTCCAGTGCCTCAGCAAGGATCGTGTGGTTCGTGTAAGCACAGACATCAGTCACAATCTGATATGCTTCTTTCTCCTCAATGCCCTTTTCGGTCAGAAGGCGCACCAGTTCCGGAATGACCAGAGAAGGGTGCGTATCGTTGATCTGGATCGCCGCGTAGTCGGCAAGGTCATGCAGGTTGCTGCCGCGCTCCACGCACTCGTCGAGGATCAGCTGGGCGGCATTGCTGACCATGAAATACTCCTGATAGACGCGGAGAAGCTTTCCGTCCTCATCGCTGTCATCGGGATACAGGAAGAGGGTCAGGTTTTTCTCGATCTCTTTTTTGTCAAAACCGATACCCGAGCCGATCAGTCCCTCATTGACCGTGTCCAGGTCAAAAAGACGAAGGCGTCCGCACTTGCTTTCGTAACCTGTGACATCGATCTCATACATGGTGGAAAGAAGCTCCAGATCGCCGCACTGCACCTTATAGTGCTTGTCGGTGCGCTTCATCCAGTTGGCCATGCCCCACTTGCGCCAGTAGTCAGGTCTCATGTGCTGCTTGCGGTCCTCGAAGGACTGTTTGAACAGACCGCAGTGGTAGGCCAGGCCTACGCCGTCAGCGGGAAGGCCCAGTGTCGCAAGGCTGTCGATGAAGCAGGCTGCAAGTCTGCCAAGGCCGCCGTTTCCGAGGGAGGGCTCGTATTCAAATTCCTCCAGCTCCGTAAT encodes the following:
- a CDS encoding glycogen/starch/alpha-glucan phosphorylase; amino-acid sequence: MNTLKLRDYTGKALSECTILELYNAALALTQDACRNRGYNSGKKKVYYISAEFLIGKLLSNNLINLGIYDDVKAELAEAGKDITELEEFEYEPSLGNGGLGRLAACFIDSLATLGLPADGVGLAYHCGLFKQSFEDRKQHMRPDYWRKWGMANWMKRTDKHYKVQCGDLELLSTMYEIDVTGYESKCGRLRLFDLDTVNEGLIGSGIGFDKKEIEKNLTLFLYPDDSDEDGKLLRVYQEYFMVSNAAQLILDECVERGSNLHDLADYAAIQINDTHPSLVIPELVRLLTEKGIEEKEAYQIVTDVCAYTNHTILAEALETWPQHFFKAVVPHLMPIIKRMNDAVKAKYEEPSVQIIDEYGNVHMAHMDIHYSHSVNGVARLHTDILKETELNNFYKLYPEKFNNKTNGITFRRWVIECNPELTELITEKIGEGWKTDARQLEQLIPYAEDETFLQCILNRKNTKKHKFSAWLEQYQGDKVDPESVYDVQIKRLHEYKRQQLNLLWAIDRYLHIKDGYRPRRPVTVFFGAKAAPAYVIAKDIIHAILAFSSIVNNDPEVSPYLKVVMLRNYNVSMAEKLIPASDISEQISLASKEASGTGNMKFMLNGAVTLGTMDGANVEIAELVGEDNIFTFGQSSEEVIEHYKNADYVAKNWYKKDKRLAAAVDFLVSEEMLEAGDRKLLKQLYDELLGKDWFMTFPDFESYCKTKDKALEAYEDRMGWAKKMAVNIAKAGYFSSDRTIDQYNNDIWHLEKDC
- a CDS encoding class I SAM-dependent methyltransferase; amino-acid sequence: MSDYIKLNEDRWNHVKNDYTEPLTHEEVEEVRKNPISVALTVGKKVPIEWFEKANGKKILGLACGGGQQGPVFAIKGYDVTIMDFSASQLQRDEMVAEREGLKINTVQADMTKPFPFENETFDIIFNPVSNVYIEDLENMYQEASRVLKKGGLLMVGFMNPWIYMYDADIVWDKPDEELLLKFSIPFNSKELEAEGKISINPDYGYEFSHTLETQIRGQLKNGLAMIDFYESCDKRNRLSRYGNDYIATLCIKL
- a CDS encoding helix-turn-helix domain-containing protein; protein product: MTKYREILRLASLGLSQQSIADSSGVSKKTVNRVLKRAKELNIFWPLEANETDAVLAEKLFPSAQKQVSSTKRMPDFNYIQKELLRNGVNKKLLWTEYLEECRQSGDDPLMHSQFCYYIQQDEQKRHATMHINRKPVSRSRSIGPEILLRSPIRIPVRSSRHFSL